The Haloarcula sp. CBA1127 genomic interval CACAGCCACGAGGAGTTCGACCGCATCGATGCACTCTCACAGGAGATTGACGCGATGGAGGCGGAACTCACCGCGCTTCAAGATGACCTGAGCGAATCGCTCGAAACGCAGGACGAACGAGTCGCCGATATCGACGCCCGTCTCGACGATGTCGAAGACAAACTCACCCGCGTCGCCTGGGTCGTCAGCGACCTCCGCGACGACCAGGGCGGCCGGGACCAGAACCAGAAAGCAGTCGACCGACTGAAACGCGCCGCGGCACAGGAGAATATCTCGACGGCACGGTGTTCAAACTGTGACGAGCAGGTCGATATCGGGCTCCTGACCGAACCCCAGTGTCCGCACTGCAACACGACGGTGTCAGACGTGCGACCCGAGGGCGGCATTATCCGCTCGAAGGCGCGGCTGGTGGCCGCAGCACAGCTTGAACCGGGCGAGACCAATGAGTGACGACGAACGAGACCCCTTCGAAGAACTCGATTCCGGCGACGACCGCGAGGGCGACCCGTTCGAGCGCCTCGATGCGGGGCCTGACGACGCGGACGACTCGACAGACGCACGCCAGCCACCCGACGATGGCTGGACCGACATCGAATCGAGCGACGAATCGACCGACGAGGCGTCCGAGACGGGTCCCAGTGCAACCGATGGTGATGATGACGACCTGCTCTCGGCCGTCGACACCGAAGAGTTTCGTTCAGATTCGGCAACTAACTCTGACAGGCCGCTTTCTGGGTCGTCACCCAACCCGGACGACCCCTTCTCGGGAATGGACGAGCGCGGCGAGGACCCCTTCGGAAGCGGCGAGAGCGCGTTCGAGCGGGTCGATGTCGACCACATCGACGCGGATAAGGTGTGGGCGGAAATCGCTGCGGACGACGATAGCGAAACCACGCCAGAGAGCCGATACGCGGAGGTGTCGAAACACCGCTACTGCGAGCAGTGTGAGCACTTCTCCGCACCGCCGAACGCACACTGCACGAACGACGGGACCGAAATCATGGAGTTCATCGACATGGAGACGGTCCGACTGCTGGACTGTCCGGTCGTCGCCGAGCAACACGAAATCGAGGACGAGCAGTAACGGCTTTTTGTTTCGGTGTCCGACGAGCGTGTATGCAGTTCTGCGACGACTGTGGTTCGATGATGCACGCCGATGGTGACGAGATGGTCTGTCAGTCCTGTGGCGCGCGGGTCGCGAAAGACGAGGACCGCGCGGCGGCGTTCGTCAGCACGGACGAACAGAGCGGCGACGAACTGATAGAGACCGAAGAAGGGTCAAACTTCGAGGGGAAGCCCACGGCCGACGACGTGACCTGTGAGGAATGCGGACACGGAAAAGCGTGGTACACGATCAAACAGACCGGGTCAGCCGACGAACCGCCGACGCGGTTCTTCAAATGTCAAGAATGTGGCCACCGATGGCGAGAGTACAACTGAACCTCTCCTCAGATATGTCTTAGTAGTGAATCCAGAATTCAGAGCGTTAGATTCCGCGATATACAAAGAGGGCGAATAGGACGCCCAGTGTCAAAGAGATAGCTAATCCGTATAGATCCTCAGTGAATATTTGAATTATTAATGAAGAAGAAATTGTAACAAACGCCCATACTACAAGAGCCAGCTTGATACGTAGATACTCACCACCTATTTTATCAAATCCATCAACCATATGACCACTCCTGCTCTGTGAGTATTAAAACAGGACTGTTTCAACGCAACTTTCGCTACCCAGACGGTGTGTAGAGAGCCTGGTATGTAGCAGTGTGAGGGCATGATTTGCGGTAACACGGCTTTTCAAGTACTAAGAGTCGGCCACCGGTGGCGAGAGTACAACTAGAGCAGCGAATCCAGAATCCGGAGCTCTTCCTCTTCGGATATTTTGTCGGAGTCCATACACGCGTGGACGACCTTGTGGACAAGCTCCGGGTCCTGAAACGGCTGTGGAGAGCCGCCGCCGTCGGTGACGGTTTCGACCTGACCTTCAAGTTCGGCCAGCTGTGCGGAGAGGTCCTCGACAGTCGACTGGAACGTAGTCAGCGTGGTGTTCACCTCGCCGGCCGCTGTCTCGACCTCCCTTGGCGAGCGGTTGCCGTCGTCGGGCGCAGTATCAGGGCCTGCTTGACTGTCAGCTCCGTCGGGGTTGTCTGTTGACTCCGGCGATTGGGTATCGGGTACCTGGGTTGCTGTCTCGTCCGATATCGTCGCTGATTCGGCTTCTCCATCGCTGAACACGGCGTTTGCGAACGCTTCTCGGTTCGCCCAGTCGAACCCGTCGATCCCGTTGACGCGGTTGCTCACCGTCGAGGCAGTGACGCCGAGCTTCTCCGCGAGGTCCCGCTGGGACGCAGTGGGGTGGTGCTGAATCGCCCGGATCGTCTCACGTTCTGTCGACGAGAGGTCCGCAGGGGCTGGATATGACTGTGATTCTGTCGACGGTTCACTCTGTGACTGGTCGGCTGTTTCCGTCTCGTCGGCCTCAGCTGGGTCGCCGTGTTCCTCAAGAACTCGCTCGACCAGTTCCGCTGTCGCACTCGGTACCTCGGCCGCAAGCTCTGCGATAGACGCTTCAGGGTTCTCAGCCGCTACATCGAGTATTTGCTTGTGACGCATCGATTTGGGGGCCGTTCGGCCGTTCGTTGATTTGCTCATTGATATCACCACGGAGGGAAGGTCCCGCCACCCGATCCCCCAACCTGATACACATTTGACTGAAACCAACGGAATTGTCAAAAGCTTTTGGTTAGCCACAAACATTAATTAAGATGTTATTTAACCTGACGTCGCCTGCTCCATCAGCGACACAGACGACCCAGAGCGAGGAGACACGTCTATTCCGGACCGGACTGGAAACGGTCGGTCAAAACTGAACCCAACCCTTCTGAAAGCATTTATCCGGGGCAGGGCAACGCAGAGCCATGTACCGCCGTCGCGTTCTGGCACTCT includes:
- a CDS encoding winged helix-turn-helix domain-containing protein is translated as MRHKQILDVAAENPEASIAELAAEVPSATAELVERVLEEHGDPAEADETETADQSQSEPSTESQSYPAPADLSSTERETIRAIQHHPTASQRDLAEKLGVTASTVSNRVNGIDGFDWANREAFANAVFSDGEAESATISDETATQVPDTQSPESTDNPDGADSQAGPDTAPDDGNRSPREVETAAGEVNTTLTTFQSTVEDLSAQLAELEGQVETVTDGGGSPQPFQDPELVHKVVHACMDSDKISEEEELRILDSLL
- a CDS encoding ABC transporter C-terminal domain-containing protein is translated as MSSESTDDGGVYVELSADLDEWLTEQAEALGVPRDAVMEQLLAAYMTTADSDGEMSDHLQPSSDELDAVVAATVDEKLNGSVEAATKSAVSAQVPDIVDTVERQLADRFDALEADFQTKIDDVRERVVQVKRETDEKAPADHSHEEFDRIDALSQEIDAMEAELTALQDDLSESLETQDERVADIDARLDDVEDKLTRVAWVVSDLRDDQGGRDQNQKAVDRLKRAAAQENISTARCSNCDEQVDIGLLTEPQCPHCNTTVSDVRPEGGIIRSKARLVAAAQLEPGETNE
- a CDS encoding transcription factor S; translated protein: MQFCDDCGSMMHADGDEMVCQSCGARVAKDEDRAAAFVSTDEQSGDELIETEEGSNFEGKPTADDVTCEECGHGKAWYTIKQTGSADEPPTRFFKCQECGHRWREYN